The following are encoded in a window of Besnoitia besnoiti strain Bb-Ger1 chromosome Unknown contig00057, whole genome shotgun sequence genomic DNA:
- a CDS encoding uncharacterized protein (encoded by transcript BESB_064300), with the protein MIAVHHHPTGLLKTAKSVGFQYPTTLRLFHIGYVLGVIYGFLFSLILTARENYYSDASLISSIVLGVIISETGLFISFFWGVYTTSWTTGLDLEGLCLPDPSSLVLFMTIMLSALAEHS; encoded by the coding sequence atgattgcagtacaccaccaccccactggactgcttaagacagctaaaagtgttggatttcaatatcctactacattaagattattccacatcggttatgttctaggcgtaatatatggattcttgttctcactcatcttaacagcgagagaaaactactactcagatgctagtctaatcagtagcatcgtacttggagttatcatctctgagacaggattatttatcagctttttctggggagtatatactacgagttggactactggtttagatcttgaaggtctttgtttaccggatccaagttctcttgtgcttttcatgaccatcatgttaagtgcattagcagagcatagttaa
- a CDS encoding cytochrome b (encoded by transcript BESB_064310), which produces MSLFRAHLVFYRCALNLNSSYNFGFLVAITFVLQIITGITLAFRYTSEASCAFASVQHLVREVAAGWEFRMLHATTASFVFLCILIHMSRGMYNSSYSYLTTAWMSGLVLYLLTIATAFLGYVLPWGQMSFWGATVITNLLSPIPYLVPWLLGGYYVSDVTLKRFFVLHFILPFVGCILIVLHIFYLHLNGSSNPAGIDSALKVAFYPHMLMTDAKCLSYLIGLIFLQTAFGLIELSHPDNSIPVNRFVTPLHIVPEWYFLAYYAVLKVIPSKTGGLLVFMLSTCQ; this is translated from the coding sequence atgagtctattccgggcacacctcgtcttttatcggtgtgctctcaatctaaattcatcttataactttggtttcttagttgcaattacctttgtactccaaataattacaggtatcactttagcgttccgatatacttctgaagcatcttgtgcatttgctagtgttcaacatctagttagagaggtagcagcaggatgggaatttaggatgttgcatgcaacaactgcttctttcgtcttcttgtgtatcttaatacacatgtctcgaggtatgtataactccagctatagttatttaactactgcttggatgtctggtttagttttatatctacttactatagccactgctttcctcggttatgtactaccatggggacagatgagtttctggggtgctacagtcattactaatctcctttctccaataccatatttagtaccttggttactcggtggatactatgtatctgatgtaacattaaaacgattctttgtattgcactttatattaccttttgtaggttgcattctaattgtattacacatcttctatttacatttaaatggttctagtaaccctgcaggtattgattccgcacttaaagtagccttctatcctcatatgttaatgaccgatgctaaatgtctatcctatctaattggtttaattttcttacaaacggcttttggtttgattgaattatcgcacccagataactccataccagtgaaccggtttgtaactccgcttcatatcgtacctgaatggtactttttagcatattatgcggtgttaaaagtaatcccatccaaaaccggtggtttgttagtatttatgttatcaacatgtcaatga